Proteins encoded together in one Papaver somniferum cultivar HN1 unplaced genomic scaffold, ASM357369v1 unplaced-scaffold_21, whole genome shotgun sequence window:
- the LOC113339575 gene encoding AP2/ERF and B3 domain-containing transcription factor At1g50680-like: MEDQGMLSMVSNITTLDGVPGEGGCSDSNSSSNSPRGSNKRQREETSNSSRFKGVFRQKKEKWGAQIYVKKDRYWLGTFKSESDAAMAYDSATVYFRRHQDSPRNYPLKTSLEPEFQNQFPKKEELLRMLRDGIYQTKFNEFVNSRSFNQPDGLSLSLSTTASANDAAVMYQQLFQKELTPSDVSKLNRLVINRRFAEKYFPEVSKEEKHPGVIEDIQLSFFDREMKRWTFRYCYWRSSQSYVFTRGWNRFLKDKKLEAKDMVTFYKCQKEQKAFYMIDVAHNGAESNGGTYAAGSRVDFGDQITVKESTGPPQPEGEVKKAVRLFGVNIS; encoded by the coding sequence ATGGAAGATCAAGGGATGTTGAGTATGGTTTCAAATATTACAACACTGGATGGAGTACCAGGAGAAGGTGGTTGTTCAGATTCTAACAGCAGTAGCAATAGTCCCCGTGGATCGAACAAACGTCAAAGAGAAGAAACATCTAATTCTTCAAGATTTAAGGGTGTTTTTaggcagaaaaaagaaaaatggggTGCACAAATTTATGTGAAAAAAGATCGTTATTGGCTTGGGACATTCAAATCAGAATCCGATGCGGCCATGGCTTATGATTCTGCTACTGTCTATTTTCGAAGACATCAAGATTCACCTCGGAACTATCCACTGAAAACCTCATTGGAACCTGAGTTCCAGAACCAGTTTCCAAAAAAAGAAGAATTACTGAGAATGCTCAGGGATGGAATATACCAAACAAAGTTTAATGAATTCGTCAACTCTCGATCGTTCAACCAACCTGATGGTTTGAGTCTGAGCCTGTCGACCACTGCAAGTGCTAACGACGCAGCTGTAATGTACCAACAGTTGTTCCAGAAAGAACTAACTCCAAGTGACGTCTCGAAGCTCAACAGGCTTGTGATTAATAGAAGGTTTGCTGAAAAGTACTTCCCCGAGGTTTCGAAAGAAGAAAAGCACCCTGGCGTTATAGAGGACATTCAACTGTCATTCTTTGACAGAGAGATGAAGCGTTGGACATTCCGATACTGCTATTGGAGATCTAGCCAGAGTTATGTGTTCACCAGAGGTTGGAACCGATTTCTTAAAGACAAGAAATTGGAGGCCAAGGATATGGTTACGTTTTATAAGTGTCAAAAAGAGCAGAAAGCGTTCTACATGATTGACGTGGCGCATAATGGAGCTGAGAGTAATGGTGGTACATACGCTGCTGGAAGTAGAGTAGATTTTGGTGATCAGATTACGGTTAAAGAAAGTACTGGACCACCACAACCAGAGGGGGAGGTGAAAAAGGCTGTCAGACTTTTTGGTGTAAACATTAGTTAA